ACCTGCCCGCCGTGCTGGCGCTGGCGCCGCTGGTCGCGGCCGGCGGGCCCGGCCCGGTGCTGGCCACGCTGATCGGGGTGAACCTCGGCCCCAACCTCACCTATGTCGGGTCGCTGGCCACCCTGCTGTGGCGGCGGGTCCTGCACGAACGCGACGAGGAACCGGCCCTGGGGGAGTTCACCCGCCTGGGGCTGGCGGTGGTTCCGGCCACGCTGGCAGGGGCGACGGTGGCACTGTGGGCGATGCTGACGGTGATCGGAGGTTGATGCCATGTCGGTGATCATCTGGGTGACGGAGGGCACGTGGCGGGCGGCCGTCGACGCGGCGCGTACGCTCGCGCCGCCCGGCGCGGAGTTCACCCTGCTCCACGTCATCGGGCCCGAGGCGGCCGGTGCCGCGCACGGGGCGTTCGCCGGGCTGCTCGGCCGTGGCCGTCCCGGGCGCGACCCCGGTGACCGGCTGAAGGAGCTGTCGGAGACCGCCGCCGAGGAACTGCTGGCGGCCGCGGCCGAGCTCCTCGGCGGGCCGGTACGGACGATGCGGCGCCGTGGACGCGTCGAGCAGGAGGTCGTACGGGCCGCCGAGGACGCCGACCTGCTGATCTGCGCGCGTGACGGCGACCGCGAGCGGCTGGGGCCGCGCAGTCTCGGTCCCGCGACGCGTTTCGTCATCGACCACGCGCCGTGTCCGGTGCTGGTGGTCTGGCCGCAGGAGGCGCCCGGCCTGGACTCCCTGCCGCCCCCGCCACCACCCCCACCGCCGCACCGGCGGCACTGACCCGCAGGTCAGGGCGCCGGGTCCTCCACCGGGGCCTCCGGGCGGCGGTTGCGCACCCGCTGGGTGACGATGACCACGACGACCAGCCCGATCGAGATCCACAGGCCGTAGTGGGAGATGGTCTTGGCGACGTCCACGGCGTCCTGGCCGAGGTAGTAGCCCAGACCGGCGAGCAGCGAGATCCACAGCAGGGCGCCGAGGGCGTCCAGGAGCACGAACGTCAGCAGCCGCATCCCGGTCCAGCCGGCGACCACGAAGACGAGGGCCGCGGGGATCGGCAGGTAGTAGGCGAGCACGACGCCGAGCCAGCCGAGCCGGCGGCCGTATTTCTCCGCCCGTACGACCAGCCGCCCGCCGCGACGGCTGCGGCCCGCGAAGATCGTGAGCATGCCCCGGCCCCAGCGGCGTCCCGCCCACCAGAAGAACGGGTCGAACATGATCATTCCGGGTACGGCCGCGGCGACGGCGACCGCTATGGGGACCTGTCCGACGCGCGCGAACGCCCCGGCGGTCACGATCGAGGTCATGCTGCCCGTGAGCAGCTCCAGCAGCACCGGATGGTGACCGATGAGCAGCGGCCGGATGGGGATGAGAGCCAGGGCGTAAAGACCGCTCGCCGCGATGCCGAACCAGCAGATCAGATCGGCGCGCTGCGGCCGGCCGGCCCAGGGAAGGCCGGGCTGCGGGGGCTTCGGCGCCCTGTCCTGGGCCGTTGTCATTCTTTGATCGTAGGGCGCGGCGGCAGGCGCTTCGCGCATCCGTCCGCCCGTGTTCGGCCGCTTCGGTGCCCGCTGGGCCCATCGTCGCCGGAGGCACACCGAGCATGGTGTCGTTTTTCCGCTAGCTTGGGTGGGTGGCCATAGGTGATGCTCACCTCATGCATGAGGACGTGGAACGCTGTGTGCGGGCCGTGCAGTCCAAGGACGCACGCTTCGACGGCTGGTTCTTCACCGGGGTGGTCACCACCGGGATCTACTGCCGGCCGAGCTGCCCGGTCGTGCCGCCCAAGGTGGCGAACATGCGTTTCTACCCCAGTGCCGCGGCGGCTCAGCAGGCCGGGTTCCGGGCCTGTAAGCGGTGCCGTCCCGATGCCAGCCCCGGCTCACCGCAGTGGAACGAGCGCGCCGACCTGGTCGCCCGCGCCATGCGGCTGATCGCGGACGGGATCATCGACCGTGAGGGCGTGCCGGGGCTGGCGAGCCGCCTGGGCTACAGCATCCGCCAGATCGAACGCCAGCTGCGCGCCGAGCTCGGCGCGGGGCCGCTGGCGATCGCGCGGGCCCAGCGTGGGCAGACCGCCCGGCTGCTGATCGAGACCAGCACGCTGCCGATGAGCGACATCGCGTTCGCCTCGGGGTTCTCCAGCATCCGGGCGTTCAACGACACGGTGCGCGAGGTCTTCGCCCTGTCCCCGACCGAGCTGAGGGCCCGCGTCGGGCGCGGCCGCCCGCCGGAGACCGCCGGGACCCTCGCGCTGCGCCTGCCGTTCCGCGCGCCGCTGCTTCCCGACAACCTGTTCGGCCACCTGGCGGCGACGGGCGTACCCGGGGTCGAGGAGTGGCGCGACGGCGCGTACCGGCGCACCCTGCGTCTTCCGCACGGACCGGGGATCGTCTCCCTCCGGCCGGCCCCGGACCACATCGGGTGCCGGCTGGCGCTCGCCGACCTGCGCGACCTGTCGATCGCGATCAGCAGGTGCCGCTGGCTGCTGGACCTGGATGCCGACCCGGTGGCCGTGGACGAGCTGCTGCGCGAGGACCCCGCGCTGGCACCGTACGTGGACAAGCATCCCGGACGGCGGGTGCCGCGCACCGTGGACGGGGAGGAGTTCGCCATCCGTGCCGTGATCGGCCAGCAGGTCTCCACCGCCGCCGCCCGTACCCACGCGGGCCGTCTGGTGAGCGCCCACGGCGAGCCGGTCACCGACACCGAGGGCGGGCTGACCCACCTGTTCCCCGACTCGGCCACGGTGGCCACCGTGGACCCCTCCTCCTTCGCCTTCCCGCAGGCACGCCGTACGACCCTGACGACCCTGGCCCATACGCTCGCCGCCGGCGAGATCGACCTGGGCCCCGGCAGTGACTGGGCGCGGGCACGTGAGCGGCTCGCCGTGCTGCCCGGCATGGGGCCCTGGACGATCGAGACCATCGCGATGCGCTCACTCGGCGACCCGGACGCCTTCATCCCCACCGACCTGGGCGTTCGCATGGCCGCCCGGCAGCTCGGCCTGCCCGCGACGCCGGCGGCGCTGACCCGTCACTCGATGGCATGGCGGCCCTGGCGCGCGTACGCGGTGCAGTACCTGTGGGCCACCGGCGAGCATGCCGTCAACCGGCTCCCCGCCTGATCGCTAGGCGCGCGCGGACCACTCGTCCTCGAGCATCGCGTAGACCAGCTCGTCCGTCCATTCGCCCTTGACGACCTCGTTCTGCACGAAGCAGGCCTCACGCCGCATGCCGAGGCGTTCGAGCACACGCGCCGACGCGGTGTTGCGCCCGTCCAGGCGGCCGACGACGCGGTGCAGGCCGAGATCTTCGAAGCCGAGCCGCAGCATCACCTCGGCGGCTTCGGTGGCGTACCCGTGCCCGCCGTGGCCGGGATGGAAGATGTAGCCGATCTCGCCCTGCCGGTGCTCGCGGCTGACCCAGATGAGCAGGACGTCGCCGATCACCTTGCCGGTCCCGGGCAGTTCGACCGCGAGCGTGAGGTTCTCCCCCTCCTCGCGCAGCTCCGACGCGGCGATTTTCAACCGCAGGGACTCGCGCGTCTGTTCGCGGTCCCTCGTGCCCCAGTACAGGTAGCGGGCCACGTCCGGCCGGGACTGGATGTCGTGCAGGTCGTCGAGGTCGTCTTCGGTGTAGGCGCGCAGGAGGAGCCGTTCGGTCCTGATCGGGAGTTCGGGTGTCAGCACCGCCCCATGCTAGGGACCGGCCTGCCCCGGCTCGACGGGATATTCAACCGTTCAACCGGCGTACGGGGCGGCCGTCGGCGTCCGTGGTGAGCCAGGAACCGTCGCCGGCGGGCTCGATGACACACGACGTCCGCTGGTCGAGCCTGGGGCCGACCTCTCCGGTGCGAATGCCGACCCGGTAGTGGTGCCACCACTCCTGCCCGTCCTCGTCCTCGCCCCCGATCGTGACGATGGCCGTTTCGGAGTCCAGGTAGCCGCTACTCCATTCGACGTAGGCCTCGCTCCACTCCTCGGTCTCGTATCCGAAGGCTTCGAGGGGGAGGCGAAGGAATTCCTCGCCGTCCGGATAGGTGTGGAACGCCACGTCGGACTGGTCGTCATCGATGGTCATGAACTGCTCGCCGTCGGCCGCCAGGTCGATCAGCGCCCGGTCGCCCCACGGGTAGGTGAACAGGTTCAGGTCGCCACCGTCGAGGGCTCCGCGGAACAGGTTCGAGCCGTCCTGACCTTCGCCGACGTCGAGGAGCATGTGCACGCCGTCGGGATGCCGGAAGTGGATGGCGCCATGGCCGACGGTTCCCAGGTCGGTTTGGGCCACTACGGTGCCCTTCTCGGCATCGAGCACGACCCACTTGTCGACGCCGCCCCGGCCAGCCATGGCGTCGGGCCGGTAGACCCATACCAGTGCGCCGTCGGCGGAGAACCTGCAGCTGGGGCTGTGGCCGTGTTTCGTGGTCGACCGGGGTTCGAGGTCATAGCGCCAAAGCTCGGTCCCGCCGTCGGTGACGCAGGCAACGGCGTCCGTGGTCGTGTAGACCGCACGGCTGAGATCGGCGGAGCCGGTATGGCCGAGGACCTCGTCCCCCGGCCGTACGGGGAACACCACCACCGGATCGAGCACGCCCTGGGCATCGCCTGACGGGTCGTAGACGCACACGTTTCCGTCGAGGACGCGGGAGAAGATTCGGGGGGACTCGCTCATGGCCAGAGCGTAGCGATCCCGTGCCTTGACCATCGGCGATGAGCGTTCGGGCCTGTTCCGCAGGGGGCGGCTGGGGCAGGCTGGGGCCATGCTCATCACGACCGGCGCGGACGTCGCCGCGCAGACCCGCTCCTTCAACCAGACCCTGATCGAGGTCCTCGCCACTCTGCCTGCCCACTATGAGCTGAACGATCCGGTGGCATCGCGGGCGGCGCGTGAAAGCGGCGAGGGACCGTTCCCGGTGCCGGCGCGGGTGGACGAGGGCCAGGACCGTGCGATCACAGGGCGCGCGGGTCAGGTGCCGCTGCGGGTGTTCGTCCCGCCCGTCGTACGCGGGGTGCACCTGCACATCCACGGCGGCGGATGGGTCTTCGGCTCGGCGGACGGCCAGGACGCCGCGCTGTGGCGGCTCGCGACGGCCGCCGAGATGGCGGTGGTCAGCGTCGGCTACCGGCTCGCACCCGAGCACCCGTACCCGGCCGGGCCCGATGACTGCGAGGACGCGGCGCGCTGGCTGATCGACAACGCCGTGCGTGAGTTCGGCACGGACCGGCTGACGATCGGCGGCGAGTCGGCCGGCGGGCATCTGGCGGTGGTCACCCTGCTGCGCCTGGGCGCGCGGGCCGCGGCGTTCCGCGCCGCACAGCTGACCTTCGGCGTCTTCGACCTGGCGATGACGCCCAGCCAGCGGCTGTGGGGCGACCTCAACCTGGTCCTGTCCACGCCGACCATGGGCTGGTTCTATGAGCAGTTCGTGCCGGGCATGAGCGCGGAGGAGCTCCGGCGGCCCGACGTCTCCCCGCTGTACGCCGACCTGGCCGGCCTGCCGGCGGCCCGGTTCGTGGTCGGCACCCAGGATCTGCTGCTGGACGACACGCTGTTCATGGCGGCTCGCTGGGAGGCGGCGGGCAACGACACCGTACTCGAGGTGGTCGCCGAGGCCGCCCACGGCTTCACGCAGTTCCCGCTGACCGTCAGCGAGCGGGAGCTGATCGCCCAGGAGGAGTTCCTGGCGAAGGCCGTAGCGGGCCGTTGACCGCACCATCCGGCCGTTCAGGTGGCGCACGGCGCGTTTGACGGCCGCCCGCGGCGTGGGTGGTCACGGCCGCAGCGTGGCCTGTACCGCCCGTACCAGCTTCATGAACTGCTGTGGACTCACGGAGTCGATCTGCGGTGGCTGCGTGCCCTGGGAGCGGGCGAGGACGATGTCGTCGGGCACGGCCCGCAGGTGCACGATCACCAGCCCTGGCGGTACGCAGAGCAGGTACTGGCCGAAGTTGCCGATGGCCAGGAAGGAGCCGCGTCCCAGAAAACGGGGGAGCCACCAGGAGTAGCCGTAGTCGAGCTGCACCCCGGCGCCGCGATCGACCTGGACCGAGGTGCTTTCGGCCACCCAGGGCGCGGGCACCACCTGCCGGCCGTCCCAGCGCCCGCCCTGGAGCAGCATCGCGCCGAGCCGCCCGAGGTCGCGGGCGGAGAGGGAGAAGTGGTGCGCGAGGTGCTCGGACACGTCCGGGCGGCCGAGCAGTCGCTGGCGACCCGGGTCGAAGTCCTCGAAGCCGAGCGGTGCGGCCAGGTCGTCGGCGAGCGCGTCGAAGACGGACCGGCCGGTGCACTGCTCGAAGATCGTGCCGAGGGTGTTGAAGTCCCAGTTGTTGTAGAGGAACAGCGCGCCCGGCGGCTGTGTGCCCCGGGCCGGCGCGTCCTGCTCGGGTCCGGCCACGGTCGCGGACGGGTGATAAACACCGGAACTCGACGTCAGCAGGTCGCGGACTGTGGCGCGACGTTCTTGCGGCAGGAGCCCGCCGGTGTCGTCGATGCCGAGTTCGCCGAGGGTGGCGCCGAGCCGGATGGTCCCGTCGGCGACCGCGGGTCCGTAGAGGACGGAGAGGATGCTTTTGCGCGCCGAGGCCAGATGGCCCGGCGCGGTCGTCGCGCCGTGGTCGAGCACGACCCGGCCCCGGTCGAGGACGAGGAACGCCGTGGTCGGCAGGGCTTCGAGCGTGTCGGCGACCTGCTGCAGGGCCGTCATGCCGGGTCCCGTGCCGGGCGGCCGGCGAGGCCGAGCAACTGGGCGAGCGCGGCCGGCCGGGTGACGCCGCGCGCCACGAGTACCTGGCCGGCGCGGCTGCCGGGTGTGCGCAGAAGCCCGAGGAAGAGGTGCGCCACCGTGACGCCGTGCCCTTGGGCCTCGGCGGCCGCGCCGTCGATCGCCCGGCGGACGTCCGAGCCGATCGCAGGCTGCGCCGTCGCGGCCGGCCGGTTATCGTCCGGCTCCTCATCGAGGGCGGCGCGGACGTCCGCCGGATCGGCGCCGAGCGCGCGGATGACGGTGCCGGCAAGCCCGGCCGGATCGTCGAGGACCGCGACGAGGAGATCGCCGCTGTCGACCGCGTCGTGGGCGAGCCGGCCCGCGCGTGTCTCGGCGCGGCGAAGGCAGTCGAGCGCTTCGTCGTCGAATCGCCGCAGGACGCCGGCGCGGACGAGATCCTCGACGGTCAGCTGGCCGATCAACGGTGCGTAGCGCTGTTGCGCGCCCTGCCGGCTGAGGCCGCGTGGCGCGCCGATGTCCGCCCACGAGCACCCCTCGGCGCGGGCCAGCTCCACGAAGAAGCCGACCAGGCTCTCGCCGAGAACGTTGAGCTCACCGGCGATCCGCTCCGCGGCGCCGATCTGTGCGACGGGGTCGCGTGGCTCGGCGATGCCATCGAGGAGCACCAGGCCGACGAGTTCCCGCAGCGTGGGTATCTGAGCCATGACATCTTTTTAGTTGACAGCGAATGCATCGTCAATAGATCTGTTGACGCAGTCTTGGAAGGACCGAGCGTCTACCAGTGCGCGGGACGGGACAGCGATCGGGGCAGTCCGGTCCGCGCGTCGCCCCTGGCCGCGTCCAGCTGGGACTGGGTGAGGAAGATGCCGGCGGTCAGGTCGGCGCCCCGCAGGTCGGCGTCTCTCAGGTCCGCGCCGGTGAGGTCGGCCAGGCCCAGGTCCGCGCCTCTCAGATCGGCGCCGATCAGGAGCGCCCCGCGCAGGTTGGCGGCCCGCAGGTCGGCGCCTGCGAGCCGGGCGCCGATCAGGTCCGCGCCCCGGTGGTCCCGGTGCGGGACGCCGGCACGTACGCGTTCGCTCGCGCGCACGAGCAGCGTGTTGACGTCGCGGCGGTGTGCCGCCACGTCGAGCCCGGCCAGAACGTCCGGGCCGTCGCCGGTGAGGCGCTCGGTGTCGTCCAGCGCGCGGGCGAGCTCGTCCCGCAGGGCGCTCGCCGGGGTCAGTCTCTGCGCCTCGGTCAGGTACCACAGCAGCTCGTGCAGGTCCCGCATGATCGAGAAGATCTGGAACATCCGCCGTGCCGTGGTGGGGCTGGACCGCCAGTCCCGGCCCCCGAACGTGACCTGGGAGACCTTCTGCCCGGCACCGAAGCAGTCATAGACGGTGCAGCCGCGGAACCCGTCGCCGCGCAGCCGGGCGTGGATGCCGCAGCGGAAGTCCGGCGCGAGGTTCGGGCACGCCTGACCGGCCCTCTTGTCGATGGCGAAGTCCACCGAGGCGGAGAAGGCCGGCGCCACGCAGCACAGCGCGAAGCAGCTCTCGCAGTCGCCTCGCAGGCCGCTCGGGTCCGGCGGCGTGGTTCGGTGATGTTCAGGCAAGGTGTTCCCGTACGGCTCTGACCGGCATGTCGGCATATCTTCTCTCATCCGCCCCGGCGCCCGGCCGCGCGGGCCTCGAAGCGGTGGAACAGCGAGCACAGGCCCGCCAGGACCAGGGCGAACACCGGCAGCCACGGCAACCGATGCGCGGGCCAGTCACCGGTGGGGGCGTCGAGCAGGCCCGGCAGCCCGCCCACGAGCAGGCCCGCGAACGTGACCAGCAGCAGCGCGCTCTGGTGCCAGCAGTAGAGGGTCATCGCGGCGAGGTTGAGCGCGGCGACGGGCGCCCACGCGGCGGGCCGGCGCAGCAGCCGGGCCAGCCACGGCCGCAGCAGCAGGAACGCGCCGAGCTGGGCGGCGCCCAGCGCCAGGGTGAACAGCGACGGCGGGTCCAGGTTCGACCGTGCCGCGCCGGGCACGCCGACCGCGCTGGCCGGATAGCCGGCCAGCGACACGAGCGCCGCGCCGCCGGCCATGCCCAGCGGCAGCAGCACCGCGGCGGCCCGGCGCGGCAGCCTGCCCTCGGCGAGCGCGACACCCAGCAGGTACGGCGCCGCCCACGCCACCGGCACTGTCGCCGTCGCGAGCCAGCCGGGCAACCCGTGGCCGTGCGCCGCGTCGGTCAGCGCGACCACCGCCACCGGCGGCAGGACCGACCACGCTCCGCCTCGCAGGACCGCGGCGCGCAGCACCGGCGTGAGCGCGGTCAGCACCAGGTACACCAGCAGGAACCACAGGGGATGCGAGACCAGCGACCAGACCACGTGCCGGGTACTCCTGGGCGCGCCGGTCGCGGACAGCAGCCACAGGGCCGGCAGCCAGACGGCGAGGAGCACCAGCACCGGCCGCGCCGCCCGCGAGACCCGTGACCCCAGCCAGGACCGGCGGTCGCGGCCCTCGACGCTGCGCGCCGCCGCGTACCCGCCGGCGAAGAAGAACAGGCTCAGCGTCTGGAAGAGCCACGTCACCGGCGCGAGACCCGGCGCGTACGCCAGCGGGCTCGCGCCGTGCAGCGCCGCCGGCCGGTACGGGTCGCTGACCAGCGCCGACACCAGCCAGTGCCCGGACACCACGCCGAGGATCGCCACGGCCCGCAGCGCGTCCACGGTCCGGTCCCGGTACGCCGGCGTCGCCGCCTCGATCCGCGCCGCCCAGCCCACCGGCACCTCCACTCCCGCCGTGGTCACGTCCGGCCCCCGTACGCGGCG
Above is a genomic segment from Actinoallomurus bryophytorum containing:
- a CDS encoding universal stress protein — protein: MSVIIWVTEGTWRAAVDAARTLAPPGAEFTLLHVIGPEAAGAAHGAFAGLLGRGRPGRDPGDRLKELSETAAEELLAAAAELLGGPVRTMRRRGRVEQEVVRAAEDADLLICARDGDRERLGPRSLGPATRFVIDHAPCPVLVVWPQEAPGLDSLPPPPPPPPPHRRH
- a CDS encoding DedA family protein, translated to MTTAQDRAPKPPQPGLPWAGRPQRADLICWFGIAASGLYALALIPIRPLLIGHHPVLLELLTGSMTSIVTAGAFARVGQVPIAVAVAAAVPGMIMFDPFFWWAGRRWGRGMLTIFAGRSRRGGRLVVRAEKYGRRLGWLGVVLAYYLPIPAALVFVVAGWTGMRLLTFVLLDALGALLWISLLAGLGYYLGQDAVDVAKTISHYGLWISIGLVVVVIVTQRVRNRRPEAPVEDPAP
- a CDS encoding AlkA N-terminal domain-containing protein, whose translation is MHEDVERCVRAVQSKDARFDGWFFTGVVTTGIYCRPSCPVVPPKVANMRFYPSAAAAQQAGFRACKRCRPDASPGSPQWNERADLVARAMRLIADGIIDREGVPGLASRLGYSIRQIERQLRAELGAGPLAIARAQRGQTARLLIETSTLPMSDIAFASGFSSIRAFNDTVREVFALSPTELRARVGRGRPPETAGTLALRLPFRAPLLPDNLFGHLAATGVPGVEEWRDGAYRRTLRLPHGPGIVSLRPAPDHIGCRLALADLRDLSIAISRCRWLLDLDADPVAVDELLREDPALAPYVDKHPGRRVPRTVDGEEFAIRAVIGQQVSTAAARTHAGRLVSAHGEPVTDTEGGLTHLFPDSATVATVDPSSFAFPQARRTTLTTLAHTLAAGEIDLGPGSDWARARERLAVLPGMGPWTIETIAMRSLGDPDAFIPTDLGVRMAARQLGLPATPAALTRHSMAWRPWRAYAVQYLWATGEHAVNRLPA
- a CDS encoding GNAT family N-acetyltransferase; protein product: MLTPELPIRTERLLLRAYTEDDLDDLHDIQSRPDVARYLYWGTRDREQTRESLRLKIAASELREEGENLTLAVELPGTGKVIGDVLLIWVSREHRQGEIGYIFHPGHGGHGYATEAAEVMLRLGFEDLGLHRVVGRLDGRNTASARVLERLGMRREACFVQNEVVKGEWTDELVYAMLEDEWSARA
- a CDS encoding alpha/beta hydrolase; its protein translation is MLITTGADVAAQTRSFNQTLIEVLATLPAHYELNDPVASRAARESGEGPFPVPARVDEGQDRAITGRAGQVPLRVFVPPVVRGVHLHIHGGGWVFGSADGQDAALWRLATAAEMAVVSVGYRLAPEHPYPAGPDDCEDAARWLIDNAVREFGTDRLTIGGESAGGHLAVVTLLRLGARAAAFRAAQLTFGVFDLAMTPSQRLWGDLNLVLSTPTMGWFYEQFVPGMSAEELRRPDVSPLYADLAGLPAARFVVGTQDLLLDDTLFMAARWEAAGNDTVLEVVAEAAHGFTQFPLTVSERELIAQEEFLAKAVAGR
- a CDS encoding serine hydrolase domain-containing protein; the encoded protein is MTALQQVADTLEALPTTAFLVLDRGRVVLDHGATTAPGHLASARKSILSVLYGPAVADGTIRLGATLGELGIDDTGGLLPQERRATVRDLLTSSSGVYHPSATVAGPEQDAPARGTQPPGALFLYNNWDFNTLGTIFEQCTGRSVFDALADDLAAPLGFEDFDPGRQRLLGRPDVSEHLAHHFSLSARDLGRLGAMLLQGGRWDGRQVVPAPWVAESTSVQVDRGAGVQLDYGYSWWLPRFLGRGSFLAIGNFGQYLLCVPPGLVIVHLRAVPDDIVLARSQGTQPPQIDSVSPQQFMKLVRAVQATLRP
- a CDS encoding Clp protease N-terminal domain-containing protein, producing MAQIPTLRELVGLVLLDGIAEPRDPVAQIGAAERIAGELNVLGESLVGFFVELARAEGCSWADIGAPRGLSRQGAQQRYAPLIGQLTVEDLVRAGVLRRFDDEALDCLRRAETRAGRLAHDAVDSGDLLVAVLDDPAGLAGTVIRALGADPADVRAALDEEPDDNRPAATAQPAIGSDVRRAIDGAAAEAQGHGVTVAHLFLGLLRTPGSRAGQVLVARGVTRPAALAQLLGLAGRPARDPA
- a CDS encoding pentapeptide repeat-containing protein, producing the protein MPEHHRTTPPDPSGLRGDCESCFALCCVAPAFSASVDFAIDKRAGQACPNLAPDFRCGIHARLRGDGFRGCTVYDCFGAGQKVSQVTFGGRDWRSSPTTARRMFQIFSIMRDLHELLWYLTEAQRLTPASALRDELARALDDTERLTGDGPDVLAGLDVAAHRRDVNTLLVRASERVRAGVPHRDHRGADLIGARLAGADLRAANLRGALLIGADLRGADLGLADLTGADLRDADLRGADLTAGIFLTQSQLDAARGDARTGLPRSLSRPAHW
- a CDS encoding acyltransferase family protein; this encodes MTTAGVEVPVGWAARIEAATPAYRDRTVDALRAVAILGVVSGHWLVSALVSDPYRPAALHGASPLAYAPGLAPVTWLFQTLSLFFFAGGYAAARSVEGRDRRSWLGSRVSRAARPVLVLLAVWLPALWLLSATGAPRSTRHVVWSLVSHPLWFLLVYLVLTALTPVLRAAVLRGGAWSVLPPVAVVALTDAAHGHGLPGWLATATVPVAWAAPYLLGVALAEGRLPRRAAAVLLPLGMAGGAALVSLAGYPASAVGVPGAARSNLDPPSLFTLALGAAQLGAFLLLRPWLARLLRRPAAWAPVAALNLAAMTLYCWHQSALLLVTFAGLLVGGLPGLLDAPTGDWPAHRLPWLPVFALVLAGLCSLFHRFEARAAGRRGG